TTATCAACTTGCATTTAACATATAAATCAAATACTCTAAATGTTTTATACttcaaaaaaatatgaaaaagatgGAAGTTTGGATTGAAAGTACGTTTCTTGAAAAATCAGCCAGcagtttaaaagctcaaaaaacGAATACAGTATCCAGTAACGCATATCACTTGTTTGAtgcattattttcttttaactgATGGAAGGCAAAagccaagaaaggaaagaaaatacgAAATATTACACAATCGAGGATGGGCAAATCTGTTCCTGTCATGAAGCAGCAAAATAACCTGGTTTTGAGGCACTTGCATCAATCATCACCAATAATTAAATTTCAGTAAAGCTGCATGAGCTCTACTGACGAGTGATCACTCTCTTCATCATCAGGTGCTTTATGCTTTGATTAAATCTCACAACTGCACTACCCCAAAAGTCAGATATTAGGTTCCATTTTCTAAAATCTCAAATTAGTGTGAAGCATTTGTCCTTTGTTTGATACAAATTCGAATGAATCGGAGTTTATAAACGCTAAGTCAAAGAAGAAACAGTAACCTTAAGACTTATATTAATAGTCCAGACTTGTATATTGGTTACAACTATTGTTGCCCTTCTCTTGATACAAATATTAATTGTAGCTATCACCACCTACCTTTTGCTTCAATACCAGCATCATCAGTTTGTCTCATATAAGCAAGTCGGTTATTGAGGCTAGCTAATGTCTGACTTGTTTGATAACCGTACCGTTCCTTGAGCCCGACTTCCCGATTCTCTAAAAACTATCACATCACGTCATCGTATTGGAaccattttataatattaaaaaaataatgcagTGATTCATCTATTCAATCTCTGGACGGTGGAAGCTCACTTGTATGTCAAAGTTTATGAATTTAAAGTCTTGCGTGGCAGACCCATCTCACAGCTGGTACCTAagatattaattcatttttttttctctctgttTACATTGACGAGATTCTGTTAATAATCACAGGGTTTAAAGAATAATGATGATTATCTAACTGCTAGTCAGAGTTTTTATTATCTAGTCAGAACCGGAACCCTTTTGGCCGTGGCTCTGAATGGACAAGAGGAGCTCACAAAACCATTCACCAAGTGCAAGTACGTTTTTAGCTCATGACAACTAGCGACATTGACGCTATTTAGGTATGGAGAATCCTTGCTGCTAAGTTTGAGTTCTCTTCCGACCTCTGCGTAAGCCAACTGCGTCTCCTCCACTCGTTTTTGGATCCAGCTAGGAATGCCTGCAACGTTGTCGTCCTTGTTTTTTGCTACCTCATTGTCTCCGTCGATCACAAACCCAGGTACTTTTGTTATTAGATCATCGGAATTCACTATCCGAAGAACTTTTATGCCTTGTTTTTCTAAATGTTTGCGAAAACTACGGTTTCCGACACGTGGACCGCCGAAGGAGATGACGGTCACGAGTGGTGCGCATTTGAGGGTTGTTTTGATGTCATAGGCAGCGAGGATAGCCAGAGCAGCACCCAGGCTGTGACCTGTGATGGTCAAGCTAAGAGGCTCGTCCCCGTAGGATTGAAGAAGCCTTTTTGTCTCTTCACGGACCATGTCTTGTAGGCTTGGGCCCATTGTGGTTCCAGAAGTGTAAAGGCTCAAAAAACCACTTTCCACCATTGGTCCGTACCTTTCAGGACTCTTGTCAGTGTCTACGTTCGGGAAGTGGGCCAAGGTGGCTCGTAAATTTTCGAGCCACTCGAGGCATGTAGCAGTGCCTCTAAAAGCCATCACCACATCCCTTCGTCCAAGCCTCGTAATTTCATCTTTATCTTGACAAACTGCCACGTAGCCAATCCAACTAGACGGAGTAGCCATCCAGCTAGGTGCTTTTTCTATCCAACGTGGGAGTTGGATACCAGAAGTAGCACGAAGGTGTTTGGTTATACGGTAACCCGTTTCAGGCAAACCAGACCGCTCCAGCAATGTGCTTTTCGGGAACCGGCAGGTGGCGTAGGTGGACGATGAAGGATCAAAGTCGAAGGACTTATATGCAGCTTCAACAAAATCTCCATAACGTAGAATCTCTCCACGTAAACTATCATCAAGCGGGTCCAGCAAACCTTCCCAGTTTCTGAAACCTTGATATTCCATCCATCTGTTGCCTAGTTTAACAGGTTTGTGTGCCGCCGGGAACCAGGACGGTATCAACTCGCTATCAACAGGGTCCAAAAGACGTTCCCACTTTTTCAGAGGTTGGTTTTCTAAAGACTTCCTATTTAGACTTATGGGTTGTGTGAGGAGCGTACAGTGTGTTGAGAAGGAGGTTGACGGGAGCATACACGGCGGTGTAAGTCCCAGATGAAGAGACAGCCTCATTGTTAGACTACAGCAAGAGCAAAGGAGTGTTTGGTAGGCAGCGAGGGAAAGAAAGAATGATTTGAAGGTGATGAtgtttgttgctcccagagggTTTTTGCAGTGGCCTTTTATAGGGCAGAGTGAGTGTTAGAAGAAAAACGGCAGTTGCAgcatttaatgaataaaaaggCATTGCAGAGAAAGTGAGAGATAGGTAATtaaaggagaaagagagagacaGAGCCTTTGAGTCCTCAATATGGAAAAAGTCGTGAGGGAGAGAAAGGATTAAATAGGTACATATGGTTATGACGGAGCAGCAATTATACAAATATAGCCTCTCTGTgatgaattattaaaatattaaaatattaaaattttactaaaattaactCTATGATGGATCTCAATAGTTTCgagatatataaaattttaaacaactCGAGTATGATGACTGCTGCCCGAAAAATATGCAAGTATCGTATGTAAAATTTGGTTGTATATCTGAAAATGATAGCAGCAGATGATGATATTGATTTGTCTCAAACGTTAGCAACGTAAGTTGGCTTTTGTCTGCTTAAAATTATTAGTACCCAATCTATGAAAAAACACAATTATCaattatcattatttaatttaaaggttgttaaatttatttttatgtgaaattaaatgttaaatttatataattttaagagaATTAAAAGAGTAAAACCTAAAACTTGTATACATATTATCAAGTTAAATTTGTGAATACAtatgttataaattattaaaagaaaattaaatatttaaaaaattttcaatttttaatggtAGAAAGAAAAAATGATAATTAGCGGTAAGTCTTAATATAAAGTCATTATCAGTCAATGTGAGAAGCATTTGTACTATATTCTTAACGGAAAATACTTATTTCGACCTTATTCACGtagaataatataattttaaaatacaaagaaatgagttttttcataaaaaaaaatagattcattttaatatttcttgaATTCGTAATAGATTGAGTCCATACAAaaatttctctaatttttagtatttattgtTCTATTGTTGAGTAAAAGTTGtactatttttatgtttttttaaaaatttattgttcAGAAAATgtggtaaaaaaattttattaattaattattcaatttaaaaaaatcattaaaatatttttaaaattttaaaaatttattaattagtcatgTTATATTTCACAACAGTCacctaaattaatttttattaaatattttaagaatatcatatttaattctgataatctgagatccagaaaaatagaattttacaaTGGTTGAGTAAGCTTTTTTTTTAGAGGAGAATACttctctccttttatttttttctttgtcttctagtgacgtgtaacggcttcactgccattgggccacctgtctctgccatacggatacggacgtacgagaatatcagatctctgcttcatgcataacggccatttaattcccccctggcacgcatgcggatggacccacTAAGTGAATGGGCTGGCTACCTTTTCTCCCCCGGACTGGGCTGGTTGGTGAGATTAGGACTGAAGTCCAGGGGAGGTCTGATCTTAGGGCCGAAAGGACTGGGCCGGCCCGATAGAGAGGCTTCAGGGGGGTCCGGTCTTAAGGccgagcgggctggacctggttcATTTGGGAGGCTTAAGGGCCTTCAAGTAAAGGGCTTTGATCATGGGCCAGGCCTCAAACTGGGGTgatgaaatccagcggtcatcaattgcccctttaccttctcatcagttattgtacgaatgatgagggggtaaatatcgagaaTCATCATGACCGCGCCGCCCAAGGACAGTTTTCCTCAAAACGTTTCTTCGTCTCATTGctgtttcaaatttcaaattctctCCGTCTTCTCGAAACTTTTGCTCTCCTCTGTTCTCTGTGCGTTTTGCTTGCTCTGTCCATCTGCTCTAACCGCTTTCCAGGTACGCTTCTCCTTTCACCATGGATAGCCCTAAGCTTCCCGAGGTCTTTGTTCTTGAGTCTAGTATCACCCCTGCTACTCTAAAAAACTTCTTTTCCAGGGAATACCTGGATACCACCCTTTTTCATATCCGGGCTCCTTAccggaatgagaggatcgttcttcctgatCCTCCTCCCTCTGGTTTAATCGATCCTCAGAAGGATCTCAGCTTGGTCTTCTTCGCCAAACAGAGGGAATACGGTTTAACCTTTTCCTTTTCTCCCTTCTTCATCGAGGTCTTCCGGTACTTCGAGATAACTCCTCGGATGCTGGCCCCTAATTCGGTTTTGTTCATGTGTTCCTTCGAGTCGGTTTGcctgagctgggggttcacaccGACAGCGCGTCTGTTCGTCACTTTCTTTAGGCTAGTTAGGGCAAGCCAAGgtttttactattttgcccctcgCGGGGGACTGTCAATCTTTACGGGTCACAAGGACTCGATAAAAGGCTGGGTAGAGGGGTTCGCAGTGGTCGAGTTAAAGAAGGACTCCGGGTTGTCCTGGGAGGTGGACCTCTCCTGGGAGGACATCCCTCTGGGCTGCAACGATCTGCCACAGCTAAGCCTTACCGAGCAAGTCGGGTACATTCGACTGATTTCTGTGGAAAAGAAATATGATGTCGAAAAGTGTATGTTCGCGTCCAATCTTCGGGATATCAAGGACGCGGGTATTATACTTGGTTTAATTGTCTTGCCTTTTATTTGTGATTTTTACTGAGGGTTGTTCTAATTTGTTTTGGTTTTGGATCTTTGTAGCTTCCGACGCTAAGATGGACCAAATTAAACCACCAAAGAACTTTACGCTATCTCGGGAGAGCATGAATGTTGCTTTGGACACCCTCTGAGCTGGGCGATCGGTAGGAGAGACTGCTCAGAGGGTGGCTGAAGTCATTTCCTCCAGGTCAGCTGGCCGGCCTGCTGCTCCAGCTCTGGTTCCTTCTCGAGCTTCCAGGTCGAGCTCTCGACGTGTTAGGACCTCCAGACCTCCCAGCCGTAGCAGGTCAAGTTCGGCTCCCTAATCTCCTCAAGCCCCCAGGTCCCAACGGACCTCTACTGCGGGGACAGAGAAGGCTCCAAAGGTTATTGCCAGGACGGCTGAAGGCACCGTACCGGTGAGGGCAGATTCTGGTTTGCCTTCTGGGGATGTTTCCGAGGAGAGGCTCGAGACCTCTACAACCGATGAGAGGGTTCCTAAAGGGGGGATGGAGATTATCCCCGCTGGTGAAAGTGTCCAGAGGGCTTCTGTTGAGGTCGCCCCTGTTACCGAGGAGGGGGAGCCCGAGCCAGTTAATGATGTTGTCTCTGAGGGCACTATGAAGGGGGCCGGGAGCAAGCGTCCTCCTTCTTCTAAAGTTCCTGCTTCCAAGAAGTCCCGGGCTTCTAAGAGACCAGCTCCAGCTCTGCATCCTCTTGAGAAGGAGAAAAGTTCTGTGGTGCCTCTGCTGTCTGCCCCCGACAACGACATTTTGAACGCGGAGGATATCACTCGCCAATCTCCGGTGAGCGTTGTTGTAGAGATCTTGCGGGAACGGATGTTTGGCGGGACCACAGAAGCTTCGGATCCTCATCTGCTTGCTCTCACTGGCCTTTTGGCGAGTTCTACACCAGAGCAAGTAGCATTCCGATCTCAGACTCGGGAGGAGCTCGGAGGCACaattagggagatgcttctgatggtgaGCAGTTCTTCTTACTTTTGAATTCTTTCTTTTGACTTCTGTTGTCTAtcattctaatatttttctttctgcGTTAGCTGATGGGCCTCTTCATAGAGGTAGACGCCCGCGACGAATCCACTCGGAGCAATGTGGACCGTCAGATCGAGGAGGCACGCCTTGAAGAGAATCTGACTGCGACCAGTGACGCCCGGGGTCACCTTGCTGCAGCTCAGGAGCATTTGAAGACCCTTCGGGAGGAGCTGGCCCATACCAAGGAGGCTCTGGAGGGGGCTGATAAGAGGGTAGTTGCTGCGGAGGTCCGCCGTGATGAGGCCTTGGAGCAGCTGTCCTCCTTAGAAGAAGCTCggaaggagagggatgaggccgtGAGCCAAAGGGATGAGGCGCGGCACCAGCACGAGTCATTGAAGGAAAATTTTGATGCCGTGTGGACTCAGAGAGATGAAGCCCTAGCTCGGGTTGTGGTCCTCGAGCAAGAATTGACCAAGTGTGCTGATAATGAAAAAGACCTGGTTCTGGCAGCAGAGGCATCTAGACTTCAAAACCAGCATCTCTGCCAGGAAGTCGAGGCTCTTAAAAAGAGGTATTCAGCCTTGCTCGAGGATGCCAAGCACGCTGAGGACAGAGTCCAGTTGGAGTGTGAGGAATGGCTGAGGGAGTACAAGGAGTCGGCAGAGCTAAAAAAGGAGATtgaacaggcctgtgaagctcgtcTCCAAAGCTATAAGGACTCTTCTGAGTTGAAGGTTAAGATAGTTGAGGCCTGAGAGGAGCGACTTGCGGAATTTAAAGCCTCTGACGAGATGAAGAATGCAATATGGCACAAAGGCTTCCGCATGTTTGTCTCCGGTTTCAATCGAGGCTTGAGAGAAGCCAGGCATGCCCCTTCCACCCTGCTAGCTGAACTCTGAGCTGCTGAGGTAGACTCCAATGGCGAGGAGGTGCTTTATGGGGAGGATGACAGACCCTTGCCCAAGGGAGCTCCTCACACTTCAACTGGGCCCCAAGGAGGGGAAATTGTGCCTTTTGTAGGTAGTAGTGTAGATAATGATGTAAATAATGATGCTCCCAagaatgtaagtcctttaaggacaatTTTTCCTCCAGTAGTTGTAAATGATTAGACTAGGTTGTAAcccattttctttttgtttaatgaaatttaacttttatttgtTGTTCATACTGGAGCTATTCCTgtctttgtttatttttctggccttgtcaaattatttaatttgttaaaagcCTAATTTACTCAATCTGCCAATAAATTAAGGGCTAAACCTTCAAGCTATATGCTTATTCAATGATTTCCCAAAGGAATCAGCCATACTGGATTGACCAGTCTAGTTGCCAATTTTCTTGCCCTTGAGCTAATCAGGGTTAGG
The sequence above is a segment of the Manihot esculenta cultivar AM560-2 chromosome 5, M.esculenta_v8, whole genome shotgun sequence genome. Coding sequences within it:
- the LOC110614552 gene encoding phospholipase A(1) DAD1, chloroplastic, with translation MEYQGFRNWEGLLDPLDDSLRGEILRYGDFVEAAYKSFDFDPSSSTYATCRFPKSTLLERSGLPETGYRITKHLRATSGIQLPRWIEKAPSWMATPSSWIGYVAVCQDKDEITRLGRRDVVMAFRGTATCLEWLENLRATLAHFPNVDTDKSPERYGPMVESGFLSLYTSGTTMGPSLQDMVREETKRLLQSYGDEPLSLTITGHSLGAALAILAAYDIKTTLKCAPLVTVISFGGPRVGNRSFRKHLEKQGIKVLRIVNSDDLITKVPGFVIDGDNEVAKNKDDNVAGIPSWIQKRVEETQLAYAEVGRELKLSSKDSPYLNSVNVASCHELKTYLHLVNGFVSSSCPFRATAKRVPVLTR